The proteins below are encoded in one region of bacterium:
- a CDS encoding site-specific DNA-methyltransferase, translated as MANKFDLIYIDPPFSTNKVFRIGDERTSTISAGSKDRIAYSDSLQGEEFIEFLRQRLILMRELMSEKGSIYLHIDYKIGHYVKIIMDEVFGAKNFRNDIARIKCSPKNFQRKAFGNVKDLILFYTKTDNYIWNETAEAITEEDVIKRFNKIDINGKRYNTIPLHAPGETHNGLTGQEWRGLKPPKGRHWRSEPDVLEQLDKDGLVEWSKTGNPRKIIYADEAVKKGKKFQDIWEFKDLMYPDYPTQKNEKLLDLIIKNSSRKDSWILDCFAGSGTTLFSASKNGRQWVGIDQSEQAINVIKNRLDKLQPGLSVKKNDYHFIEPNYNSENLGIISPTV; from the coding sequence ATGGCAAATAAATTTGATTTGATTTATATTGATCCGCCTTTTTCAACTAATAAAGTTTTTAGAATAGGAGATGAAAGAACAAGTACAATAAGCGCCGGTTCAAAGGACAGGATTGCATATTCGGATTCTTTGCAGGGAGAAGAGTTTATTGAATTTTTAAGGCAAAGATTGATTTTAATGCGAGAACTGATGTCTGAAAAAGGTTCGATTTATTTGCATATTGATTATAAAATCGGGCATTATGTCAAAATCATCATGGATGAAGTTTTTGGAGCTAAAAATTTTAGAAACGATATTGCAAGAATAAAATGCAGTCCAAAAAATTTTCAAAGAAAAGCTTTTGGCAATGTTAAAGATTTAATTTTATTTTATACCAAAACAGATAATTATATCTGGAATGAGACCGCGGAGGCAATTACAGAAGAAGATGTAATAAAACGTTTTAATAAAATTGATATTAATGGAAAAAGATATAATACAATCCCTTTGCACGCCCCGGGAGAAACGCATAATGGCCTGACAGGGCAAGAATGGCGGGGATTAAAACCTCCAAAAGGCAGACATTGGAGAAGCGAACCTGATGTTTTGGAGCAGTTGGACAAAGATGGTTTGGTGGAATGGTCAAAAACAGGAAACCCAAGAAAAATTATTTATGCGGATGAAGCAGTAAAAAAAGGGAAGAAATTTCAAGATATATGGGAATTTAAGGATTTAATGTATCCTGATTATCCCACACAAAAAAATGAAAAATTATTGGATTTGATTATAAAAAATTCTTCGAGAAAAGATAGTTGGATTTTGGATTGTTTTGCAGGATCAGGAACAACTCTATTTTCTGCATCAAAAAATGGTAGGCAATGGGTTGGAATTGACCAATCGGAACAGGCTATTAATGTGATTAAAAACAGATTGGACAAATTGCAACCGGGTTTATCTGTAAAAAAGAATGATTATCATTTTATCGAGCCAAATTATAATAGTGAAAACTTGGGAATAATTTCTCCTACCGTCTGA